Proteins from one Bacteroides mediterraneensis genomic window:
- a CDS encoding ABC transporter ATP-binding protein gives MNDSFLETRQVTKRYANHTALDGVSIQVPKGQVFGLLGPNGAGKTTLIRIINRITAPDAGEVWFDGRLSQPQDIYSIGYLPEERGLYKKMKVGEQAVYLAQLKGLSRQEAKKRLTDWFERFDIMPWWNKKLEELSKGMQQKVQFVITVLHRPPLLIFDEPFSGFDPVNAELLKREILKLKEEGHTIIFSTHNMASVEEICDHIALINHSKVVLQGAVKDIRSQYKSNLYELTVQSAQPLPESDAFEVVGRQVLDAQTVSYKLRKLTSISNSEMLSQIGAQAEITQFSECIPSMNDIFIRTVEGKV, from the coding sequence ATGAATGATTCTTTTTTAGAAACACGACAAGTCACCAAACGTTATGCCAACCATACGGCACTGGATGGAGTGAGCATTCAGGTGCCTAAGGGGCAGGTCTTTGGTCTACTGGGACCCAATGGGGCTGGAAAGACCACTTTGATTCGTATCATTAACCGTATTACGGCTCCCGATGCGGGAGAAGTCTGGTTCGACGGCCGCCTTTCCCAACCACAGGATATCTATTCCATCGGCTATCTTCCGGAAGAACGCGGACTTTACAAAAAAATGAAGGTGGGCGAGCAGGCTGTTTATCTGGCCCAACTGAAAGGCTTGAGCCGTCAGGAGGCAAAGAAGCGCCTGACCGACTGGTTCGAGCGGTTTGACATTATGCCTTGGTGGAACAAGAAGCTGGAAGAACTGTCCAAAGGTATGCAGCAGAAAGTGCAGTTTGTCATTACGGTACTCCACCGTCCTCCTTTGTTGATTTTCGATGAGCCGTTTTCCGGTTTCGACCCGGTAAATGCGGAACTGCTGAAACGCGAAATTCTGAAGCTGAAAGAAGAAGGGCATACCATTATCTTCTCTACGCACAACATGGCGTCCGTAGAAGAGATTTGTGACCATATTGCTTTGATCAATCATTCCAAGGTGGTGTTGCAGGGAGCGGTGAAGGATATTCGTTCCCAGTATAAGAGCAATCTGTATGAATTGACCGTGCAGTCGGCCCAGCCATTGCCGGAATCGGATGCCTTCGAAGTGGTCGGTCGTCAAGTGCTCGATGCGCAGACGGTCAGCTATAAATTGCGTAAGCTGACTTCCATTTCCAATTCGGAAATGCTGTCACAGATTGGGGCCCAGGCCGAAATCACCCAGTTCTCGGAATGTATTCCTTCCATGAATGATATCTTCATCCGTACAGTAGAAGGAAAAGTCTAA
- a CDS encoding ABC transporter permease — MNKTWIIIQREFINRVSKKSFILLTILMPFVFAALIFVPLWLSTVKGGDQKQVAVIDETMKYLPQFKDDESYHFVGVPQMEASFRTDSSTFDAVVEIKADLAVHPEAVAIYSRKEVPNSLSRLVSETLDEQVRQDKLLRYDIPQLPSIMQDMNRKLNIRTVKWSDDGTESESNAGAAMAAGMVLTFLIYMFVMSYGGMVMQSVMEEKTNRIVEVIVSSVRPFQLMIGKIVGIGLVGVAQLAIWILLIVVLLGIAGSLSGSSPELMGEASGVLALLHGLNLAKMGGFFVLNFIGGYLVYASIFAAIGAAINGQEDSQQFMTPIVLLLIFALYAGIYSSDNPDGPLAIWCSMIPFTSPIVMMVRLPFDVPVWETVLSVVILYAAAFGMIWIAGKIYRVGILMYGKKPSFKEMIRWITYK; from the coding sequence ATGAACAAGACTTGGATTATAATTCAGCGTGAATTTATAAATCGGGTAAGCAAGAAATCGTTTATTCTGCTTACCATTCTGATGCCGTTTGTGTTTGCGGCACTTATTTTTGTTCCCTTGTGGTTGTCTACCGTCAAGGGAGGCGACCAGAAACAGGTGGCCGTCATTGATGAAACGATGAAATATCTGCCTCAGTTCAAGGACGATGAATCGTATCATTTCGTCGGAGTTCCTCAGATGGAGGCTTCTTTCCGGACAGATTCCAGTACGTTTGACGCCGTGGTGGAAATCAAGGCCGATTTGGCCGTCCATCCGGAAGCTGTGGCCATTTATTCACGGAAGGAAGTGCCGAACAGCCTTTCGCGGTTGGTGAGCGAGACACTCGATGAACAGGTACGTCAGGACAAACTGCTTCGTTATGACATACCCCAGTTGCCTTCCATTATGCAGGATATGAACCGTAAGCTGAATATCCGTACGGTGAAATGGAGTGACGACGGTACGGAAAGCGAGTCGAATGCAGGAGCCGCCATGGCAGCCGGCATGGTATTGACGTTTCTGATTTACATGTTCGTGATGTCTTACGGAGGTATGGTGATGCAAAGTGTGATGGAGGAGAAGACCAACCGCATTGTGGAAGTCATTGTGTCTTCTGTCCGTCCTTTCCAGCTGATGATTGGAAAGATTGTGGGTATCGGACTGGTAGGCGTGGCCCAGCTGGCTATTTGGATTCTGCTGATTGTGGTGTTGTTGGGTATTGCGGGTAGTCTATCCGGCAGCTCTCCGGAACTGATGGGAGAGGCTTCTGGTGTGTTGGCTCTGCTCCATGGGTTGAATTTGGCCAAGATGGGAGGATTCTTTGTCTTGAACTTTATCGGAGGTTATCTGGTGTATGCCTCTATCTTTGCAGCCATCGGGGCCGCCATCAACGGGCAGGAAGATTCCCAGCAATTTATGACTCCGATTGTTCTGTTGCTGATTTTTGCTCTTTATGCGGGTATCTACAGCTCCGACAATCCTGACGGACCGCTGGCTATCTGGTGTTCCATGATTCCGTTTACTTCTCCCATTGTCATGATGGTACGTTTGCCTTTCGATGTACCGGTATGGGAAACCGTACTGTCGGTGGTGATTCTGTATGCCGCCGCTTTCGGCATGATTTGGATAGCGGGAAAGATTTACCGGGTAGGTATTCTGATGTATGGCAAGAAACCTTCTTTCAAGGAAATGATTCGCTGGATTACGTACAAATGA
- the scpA gene encoding methylmalonyl-CoA mutase, which produces MRQNFTQIDIFAGFHPQNGMEWQKENGITANWKTPEQIQVKPVYTKEDLEGMEHLNYAAGIPPYLRGPYSMMYTFRPWTIRQYAGFSTAEESNAFYRRNLASGQKGLSVAFDLPTHRGYDPDHPRVVGDVGKAGVSICSLENMKVLFDGIPLNKMSVSMTMNGAVLPIMAFYINAGLEQGAKLEEMAGTIQNDILKEFMVRNTYIYPPAFSMKIISDIFEYTSQKMPKFNSISISGYHMQEAGATADIELAYTLADGLEYLRAGVAAGIDIDAFAPRLSFFWAIGMNHFMEIAKMRAARMLWAKIVKQFHPKNPKSLALRTHSQTSGWSLTEQDPFNNVGRTCIEAMAAALGHTQSLHTNALDEAIALPTDFSARIARNTQIYIQEETQICKNVDPWGGSYYVEALTNELAHKAWEHIQEIEKLGGMAKAIETGIPKMRIEEAAARTQARIDSGEQTIVGTNKYRLEKEDPIDILEVDNTAVRQEQIENLRRLKEGRNQAEVDKALEALTECVRTGKGNLLELAVEAARVRATLGEISDACEKVVGRYKAIIRTISGVYSSESKKDADFARACELTEEFAKKEGRRPRVMIAKMGQDGHDRGAKVVATGFADCGFDVDMGPLFQTPEEAAREAVENDVHAVGVSSLAAGHKTLIPQIIAELKRLGREDILVFAGGVIPAQDYDFLYKAGVMAIFGPGTSVAKSACQVMELLLEAEEE; this is translated from the coding sequence ATGAGACAGAATTTTACACAAATCGATATATTTGCCGGTTTCCATCCGCAGAACGGCATGGAATGGCAGAAAGAGAATGGCATCACCGCCAACTGGAAAACACCTGAACAGATTCAGGTGAAGCCTGTATACACCAAGGAAGACCTGGAGGGCATGGAACACCTGAACTATGCGGCGGGTATTCCTCCTTATCTTCGTGGCCCGTACTCCATGATGTACACCTTCCGTCCGTGGACCATCCGTCAGTATGCCGGATTCTCTACCGCAGAAGAATCCAACGCCTTTTATCGTCGTAACCTGGCTTCCGGACAGAAAGGTCTGTCTGTGGCCTTCGACCTTCCGACTCACCGTGGTTATGACCCGGATCATCCGCGTGTAGTGGGCGATGTGGGTAAGGCGGGTGTATCTATCTGCTCGCTGGAAAACATGAAGGTGCTTTTCGATGGTATTCCGTTGAACAAGATGTCTGTATCCATGACCATGAACGGGGCGGTACTTCCCATCATGGCGTTCTACATCAATGCGGGACTGGAACAGGGGGCCAAACTGGAAGAAATGGCCGGAACCATCCAGAACGATATTCTGAAGGAATTCATGGTGCGCAACACCTATATTTATCCGCCTGCCTTCTCCATGAAGATTATTTCCGACATCTTTGAATACACTTCCCAGAAGATGCCGAAATTCAACTCCATCTCTATCTCAGGATACCACATGCAGGAAGCAGGTGCCACTGCCGACATCGAACTGGCTTATACCCTGGCCGACGGATTGGAATACCTGCGTGCGGGAGTGGCTGCCGGCATTGACATCGATGCCTTCGCTCCCCGTCTGTCGTTCTTCTGGGCCATCGGCATGAACCACTTCATGGAAATTGCCAAGATGCGTGCCGCCCGTATGCTGTGGGCGAAGATTGTAAAACAGTTCCATCCGAAGAACCCGAAATCACTGGCTCTGCGTACACACTCACAGACTTCCGGATGGTCACTGACCGAACAGGATCCGTTCAACAACGTGGGACGTACTTGTATCGAGGCCATGGCTGCCGCACTGGGACACACGCAGTCACTGCATACCAACGCACTGGATGAAGCCATCGCCTTGCCGACGGACTTCTCGGCCCGTATCGCCCGAAACACGCAGATTTACATTCAGGAAGAAACACAGATTTGCAAGAACGTAGACCCGTGGGGAGGTTCTTACTACGTGGAGGCCCTGACCAACGAACTGGCTCACAAGGCATGGGAGCATATTCAGGAAATCGAGAAACTGGGTGGTATGGCCAAAGCCATCGAAACAGGTATTCCGAAGATGCGTATCGAAGAAGCGGCTGCCCGCACACAGGCCCGTATCGACTCCGGAGAGCAAACCATCGTGGGAACCAACAAGTACCGTCTGGAAAAGGAAGACCCGATTGATATTCTAGAGGTGGACAACACAGCCGTACGTCAGGAGCAGATTGAGAACCTGCGCCGTCTGAAAGAAGGCCGTAACCAGGCCGAGGTGGACAAGGCACTGGAGGCCCTCACCGAATGTGTACGCACCGGAAAGGGCAACCTGCTGGAACTGGCCGTAGAAGCCGCCCGCGTACGTGCCACACTGGGAGAAATATCCGATGCCTGCGAAAAAGTAGTAGGACGTTATAAAGCAATTATCAGAACAATATCAGGCGTGTATTCATCAGAAAGTAAAAAGGATGCAGATTTCGCACGGGCTTGCGAACTGACCGAAGAATTTGCGAAGAAAGAAGGCCGCCGTCCGCGTGTCATGATTGCCAAGATGGGACAGGACGGACACGACCGTGGTGCAAAAGTTGTGGCTACCGGATTTGCCGACTGCGGTTTCGATGTGGATATGGGACCGTTGTTCCAGACTCCGGAAGAAGCAGCCCGCGAAGCCGTGGAAAACGACGTGCATGCAGTGGGCGTTTCGTCACTGGCTGCCGGACACAAAACCTTGATTCCGCAAATCATTGCCGAATTGAAGCGTCTGGGACGTGAAGATATCCTGGTCTTTGCCGGAGGTGTCATCCCGGCACAGGATTATGACTTCCTGTATAAAGCCGGCGTAATGGCCATCTTTGGCCCGGGTACTTCCGTAGCCAAATCGGCTTGTCAGGTAATGGAACTGCTGCTGGAAGCGGAAGAGGAATAA
- the mutA gene encoding methylmalonyl-CoA mutase small subunit gives MADSKEKLFSDFPPVSTQEWMDKIMVDLKGADFEKKLVWKTNEGFKVKPFYRQEDLEGLKTTEGLPGQYPYIRGIKKDDNTWFIRQDITVEDAAEANAKALDILNKGVDSLGFQIKAKELNAEYLDTLLKDICCECIELNFSTCQRHTLQLAQLLVAYFQKKGYAPEKLKGSLNFDPISKMMQKGKDVSAVIATGKELVETLAGYPHFRCIAVNSVQLNNAGAYIYQELGYALAWGNEYLNQLVEAGVPAALAAKKIKFNFGISSNYFMEIAKFRAARMLWADIVKQYQPKCPRTDCKNTGADGTCYCACKMVAHAETSNFNLTLFDAHVNLLRTQTEAMSAAIAGVNSITVSPFDKTYETPNDFSERIARNQQLLLKEESHLNRIVDPAAGSYYIENLTVSIAKEAWKLFLAVEEAGGMLQAVKAGSVQEAVNQSNKARHEAVSKRKEILLGTNQYPNFNELAGDKRPLDGCTKCGCGGHEEEETALVKLQTARAASEFEALRLETENSGKRPKAFMLTIGNLAMRQARAQFSCNFLACAGYQVIDNLGFASIEEGIEAAMKAQADIVVLCSSDDEYAEYAIPAFKALNGRAMFIVAGAPACMEELKAAGIENFIHVRCNVLETLREYNRKLLS, from the coding sequence ATGGCAGATAGTAAAGAAAAACTCTTTTCAGATTTTCCGCCTGTGTCTACCCAAGAATGGATGGACAAAATTATGGTCGATTTGAAAGGAGCCGATTTTGAGAAAAAGTTGGTGTGGAAAACCAACGAGGGTTTCAAAGTGAAACCGTTCTACCGTCAAGAAGATTTGGAAGGCCTGAAAACCACGGAAGGACTTCCCGGACAGTACCCTTATATAAGAGGTATAAAGAAAGACGACAACACTTGGTTCATCCGTCAGGATATTACGGTGGAAGATGCAGCCGAAGCCAACGCGAAAGCCCTTGACATCTTAAACAAAGGAGTCGATTCACTCGGATTCCAAATCAAAGCCAAAGAACTCAATGCCGAATACCTCGACACCCTGCTGAAAGATATCTGCTGCGAATGCATCGAACTGAACTTCTCTACCTGCCAACGCCATACCCTGCAACTGGCGCAGCTGCTGGTAGCTTACTTCCAGAAAAAAGGCTACGCGCCTGAAAAACTGAAAGGTTCGCTGAACTTCGACCCCATCAGCAAAATGATGCAGAAAGGAAAAGATGTGAGCGCCGTCATCGCCACCGGCAAAGAACTGGTGGAAACACTGGCCGGATATCCGCATTTCCGTTGCATCGCCGTCAACTCGGTACAGCTGAACAATGCCGGAGCCTACATTTACCAGGAACTGGGATATGCACTGGCTTGGGGAAATGAATACCTCAACCAGCTGGTGGAAGCCGGCGTGCCCGCCGCACTGGCTGCCAAGAAAATCAAATTCAATTTCGGTATCAGTTCCAACTATTTCATGGAAATTGCCAAATTCCGTGCGGCACGTATGCTGTGGGCCGACATCGTAAAACAATATCAGCCGAAATGTCCGCGCACGGACTGCAAAAATACAGGGGCCGACGGTACTTGCTACTGTGCCTGCAAGATGGTGGCACACGCTGAAACTTCCAACTTCAACCTCACTCTGTTTGATGCACATGTCAACCTGCTCCGCACACAGACGGAAGCCATGAGTGCGGCCATCGCCGGTGTGAATTCCATCACCGTTTCGCCGTTTGACAAGACTTACGAAACGCCGAACGATTTCTCTGAACGTATCGCCCGCAACCAGCAACTGCTGTTGAAAGAAGAATCTCATCTGAACCGCATCGTCGACCCGGCTGCCGGTTCTTATTATATTGAAAACCTGACTGTCTCCATCGCGAAAGAGGCTTGGAAACTTTTCCTGGCTGTGGAAGAAGCGGGAGGCATGCTGCAAGCGGTCAAAGCGGGCAGCGTACAGGAGGCCGTGAACCAGAGCAACAAAGCTCGTCATGAAGCAGTCTCCAAACGGAAAGAAATTCTGCTAGGAACCAACCAGTATCCTAACTTCAACGAACTGGCCGGCGACAAACGCCCGCTGGACGGATGTACGAAATGCGGATGTGGCGGTCATGAAGAAGAGGAAACGGCTTTGGTTAAATTGCAGACGGCACGTGCGGCCAGCGAATTTGAGGCTCTCCGCCTGGAGACTGAGAACTCCGGCAAACGTCCGAAGGCATTCATGCTGACCATCGGCAACCTGGCCATGCGTCAGGCCCGTGCCCAGTTCTCCTGCAACTTCCTGGCTTGTGCGGGATATCAGGTCATCGACAACCTGGGATTTGCCAGCATTGAAGAAGGTATCGAAGCGGCCATGAAGGCGCAAGCCGACATCGTGGTGCTCTGCTCCAGTGACGATGAATATGCCGAATATGCCATTCCGGCCTTCAAGGCCCTCAACGGACGTGCCATGTTTATCGTGGCAGGTGCCCCGGCCTGCATGGAAGAACTGAAAGCTGCCGGCATTGAGAACTTCATCCATGTACGCTGCAACGTGCTGGAAACTTTACGCGAATACAACCGCAAACTCTTATCTTGA
- a CDS encoding putative transporter yields MNWLQDLLTNPNSIAHIVALYAFVIAAGVLLGKIKFFGISLGVTFVLFVGILAGHFGFTGNPAILSFVQDFGLILFVFCIGLQVGPSFFSSFKRGGITLNLLAVGIVFLNIAVALILYFALQGRIDIPMMVGILCGAVTNTPGLGAANEALQQLHYQGPEIAMGYACAYPLGVMGIILSMIIIRYICRVDVKQDSDEIQKEEEANPHMKPYTISLKVQNEALSGKTLSQVQNFLARDFVCTRIIQDGHMITPNANTVLRLGDRMFVVCAEDDSEAIMAFIGPKIEQDWDVTNQQDKPMVSRRILVTQPNINGKTLGELHFSSMYGVNVTRVNRSGMDLFAARQLRLQVGDRVMVVGPQDAIERVANLLGNQLRRLDHPNIVTIFVGILCGILFGSLPIAIPGMPTPVKLGLAGGPLIISILIGRFGHKVKLVTYTTMSANLMLREVGLVLFLASVGIKAGENFVQMVVEGDGVLYVGVGFLITFIPLIITGIIARWHHRVNYFTLMGLIAGSNTDPPALAYANQIAGNDAPAVGYSTVYPLTMFLRILTAQLLVLLMAG; encoded by the coding sequence ATGAATTGGCTACAAGATTTATTGACGAATCCCAACTCAATAGCGCATATCGTAGCACTTTATGCTTTTGTGATTGCGGCGGGGGTATTGTTGGGAAAAATTAAATTCTTCGGCATTTCGCTGGGAGTTACATTCGTCTTGTTTGTCGGAATCTTGGCAGGACACTTCGGCTTTACCGGAAATCCGGCTATTCTTTCTTTCGTACAAGACTTCGGACTGATTCTCTTTGTCTTCTGTATCGGACTTCAGGTCGGTCCTTCCTTTTTTTCTTCGTTCAAGCGAGGGGGTATCACGCTCAACCTGCTGGCGGTGGGAATTGTGTTCCTGAATATTGCAGTAGCACTGATTCTGTATTTTGCCTTGCAGGGCAGGATAGATATTCCGATGATGGTAGGTATCCTTTGTGGGGCGGTGACCAACACTCCGGGACTTGGTGCGGCTAACGAGGCGTTGCAGCAGCTGCATTATCAGGGTCCTGAAATTGCCATGGGATATGCCTGTGCTTATCCGCTGGGAGTGATGGGTATCATTCTTTCCATGATTATCATCCGTTATATCTGCCGGGTAGATGTGAAGCAGGACAGCGATGAAATTCAGAAAGAGGAGGAGGCAAATCCTCACATGAAGCCTTACACCATCTCCTTGAAGGTGCAGAACGAGGCTTTGAGCGGCAAGACGTTGTCGCAGGTACAGAACTTCCTGGCACGCGATTTTGTATGTACGCGCATTATTCAGGACGGACACATGATTACGCCGAATGCCAATACGGTGCTTCGTTTGGGCGACCGTATGTTCGTGGTGTGTGCTGAAGATGATTCCGAGGCTATTATGGCTTTCATCGGTCCGAAGATTGAACAGGACTGGGATGTGACGAACCAGCAGGACAAACCGATGGTTTCCCGTCGTATTTTGGTGACACAGCCGAACATCAACGGAAAAACCTTGGGAGAACTTCACTTCAGCAGTATGTATGGAGTGAATGTGACACGTGTCAACCGTTCGGGTATGGACTTGTTTGCGGCCCGTCAGCTGCGTCTGCAGGTGGGCGACCGTGTGATGGTGGTCGGCCCGCAGGATGCCATCGAGCGGGTGGCTAACTTGCTGGGTAACCAGTTGCGCCGTCTGGACCATCCGAACATTGTGACCATCTTTGTGGGTATCCTCTGTGGTATTCTGTTCGGTAGTCTGCCGATTGCCATTCCGGGCATGCCGACTCCGGTAAAACTCGGTCTGGCCGGTGGCCCGCTGATTATTTCCATCCTGATTGGCCGTTTTGGGCACAAGGTGAAACTGGTCACCTATACGACGATGAGTGCCAACCTGATGTTGCGTGAGGTGGGATTGGTGCTCTTCCTGGCCAGTGTGGGAATAAAGGCCGGTGAGAACTTCGTGCAGATGGTAGTGGAAGGCGATGGCGTGCTTTACGTAGGAGTTGGTTTCCTGATAACGTTCATTCCATTGATTATTACAGGTATTATAGCCCGCTGGCATCATCGGGTGAATTACTTCACGCTAATGGGTCTGATTGCCGGTAGCAACACCGACCCTCCTGCCTTGGCATACGCCAACCAGATAGCAGGTAACGATGCACCGGCTGTAGGCTATTCTACGGTATATCCGTTGACTATGTTCTTGCGTATTCTGACCGCACAGTTGCTTGTCTTGCTGATGGCGGGATAA